The DNA sequence ACCATCACAGGACCGAGCATTGGGTAGTGGTGCGGGGCACGGCCCTAGCGGTCATTGGCGGCAAAGAAATTTACGTACACGAAGGAGAAAGTACCTTTATACCCAAAAGCACGCCCCATCGCCTGGTAAACCCCGGCAAGATCCCACTTGAAATAATCGAGGTCCAAAATGGCGAATATGTAGGTGAGGACGACATAATTAGGATAGAAGACGACTACAAGAGGACGGAGTGACGCTGATGACCAAAGACCTATCCCAAGTGCTATCTGCAGTAATAAGGGAATACGACATCAGGGGGATCGTAGGCGAGGAGCTAACCCCAAAGCTTTCTTACTGCCTCGGCAGGGCCTACGCGGATTACGCAAGATTAAGATGTCACCGTATAGACGACAAAACCACTGTGGCCGTGGGCCACGACTGCCGCATGGCCTCATTTAGCCTGGCAAAAGCTCTATGCCATGGCCTTTCGGATGGAGGGCTCCATCCTTTATACTTGGGCATGGTGACCACTCCTATCGTATATTACGCAACTTGTGCCTTAGATGTGGCCGGCGGCATAGCCGTGACGGGAAGCCATAACCCGCCGGAATACGACGGCTTTAAGATATGTCTGGGAAGCGACACCCTTTATGGCGAGGAACTTAAAAAACTTGGCGAGCTTGCCCTGCTGTACGAAAAGGCCGCTCCTGGACCGGCGCCTGAAATATCAGAAGAAGACATCGTGACGTCATATAAAAATGAACTTCTGTTGCGCACAGATGGGAAGGTAGTGGCACAGGCGACGCCAAAGGTCGTCATCGACGGAGGAAACGGCACAGCCGGGCCTGTCGCCAGAGATGTGCTCGAATCGCTGGGATGTGAAGTCCTTGGATTATATATAGAGCCTGATGGCAGCTTTCCCAACCATCACCCTGATCCCACAGTTGAAGATACCTTGAAGGACCTGAAGAATGAAGTCGCAAACAGTAAGGCAGATTTCGGCATTGCCTTCGATGGAGATGGCGACAGGATAGGCGTGGTCGACGAAAGTGGCAACGTCGTTCGAGGCGATAAATTGCTTTACCTTTACGCGAAAAAGATACTCGAGCAAAACCCTGGCGCCGTCATCATGGGAGAGGTCAAATGCTCCAAGGCAGTGTTTGAGGCCATAAAAAGGGCCGGAGGGAAACCCTTGATGTGGAAGACGGGCCATTCCCTCATAAAGGCGAAGATGAAAGAAAGCGGTGCGCTCCTTGCAGGAGAGATGAGCGGACACATGTTCTTTGCAGACCGCTACTTCGGCTATGATGACGCCGTATACGCCGCCTGCAGGTTGGTTGAATGCTTTGCCTATGCAAAGCTTGGCGACCCAAGCGTCACCTTTTCGAGATTGTTTACGGATCTTCCTGCGACCTTTGCGACCCCCGAAATTCGCATAGCCTGTCCCGACGACGAAAAGGAAGGCATAGTTAGCCAGGTTCGAGAGGCCATATCCGCCTGGCCCGACGTCAAGGAGGTCATAACCATCGACGGCGTTCGAGCTCACTTGAAAGACGGTTGGGTCTTGGTGCGTGCCTCAAACACGCAGCCCGTGTTGGTAGTGCGCTGTGAATCCTACATTTCCGGTGAGCATTGCGATATGCTAAAATATAGGACATTAAACCATGTAGGACAAATTATCAAACATAAAAGCGAGGGATAAAGTTGCCGAAAAAGATATGGCTTTCGTCGCCCCATATGAGCGGTGAAGGCTACGAATTGCAATACGTGAAAGAAGCCTTTGACACCAACTGGATCGCCCCCCTGGGGCCAAACGTGGACGCCTTTGAAAAAGAGCTTGCCGCCTGGGTCGGCGCAAAGCACGCCGCGGCGCTTTCTTCAGGGACTGCCGCCATTCACATGGCGCTGAAGGCCGCGGGAGTGGAAAAAGACGACATCGTTTTTTGCCAGTCCCTCACCTTTTCCGCCACGGCCAACCCAATCATATATCAAAACGCGACCCCCGTGTTCATAGACAGCGACTTTAAGACCTGGAACATGGACCCCCAGGCCCTGGAGGACGCCTTCAAGAAATACC is a window from the Acetomicrobium flavidum genome containing:
- a CDS encoding phosphomannomutase/phosphoglucomutase; translation: MTKDLSQVLSAVIREYDIRGIVGEELTPKLSYCLGRAYADYARLRCHRIDDKTTVAVGHDCRMASFSLAKALCHGLSDGGLHPLYLGMVTTPIVYYATCALDVAGGIAVTGSHNPPEYDGFKICLGSDTLYGEELKKLGELALLYEKAAPGPAPEISEEDIVTSYKNELLLRTDGKVVAQATPKVVIDGGNGTAGPVARDVLESLGCEVLGLYIEPDGSFPNHHPDPTVEDTLKDLKNEVANSKADFGIAFDGDGDRIGVVDESGNVVRGDKLLYLYAKKILEQNPGAVIMGEVKCSKAVFEAIKRAGGKPLMWKTGHSLIKAKMKESGALLAGEMSGHMFFADRYFGYDDAVYAACRLVECFAYAKLGDPSVTFSRLFTDLPATFATPEIRIACPDDEKEGIVSQVREAISAWPDVKEVITIDGVRAHLKDGWVLVRASNTQPVLVVRCESYISGEHCDMLKYRTLNHVGQIIKHKSEG